The Miscanthus floridulus cultivar M001 chromosome 7, ASM1932011v1, whole genome shotgun sequence genome includes a region encoding these proteins:
- the LOC136464861 gene encoding 2'-deoxymugineic-acid 2'-dioxygenase-like, with protein sequence MAEPLSNGAVYQSVPESYVLPEHKRPGRSPPSSAAAIPVVDLGGDDPDRMAEQIVAAGREFGFFQVINHGVPEDVMGAMMSAAEEFFKLPTEEKMAHYSTDSTKLPRFHTSVGKEQEQLLYWRDCLKIGCYPFEEFRHQWPEKPAGLAGALEPYTAAVRGVALRVLRLAASGMGLADEAHFEAGGELTAGPVIMNVNHYVACPDPSLTLGIAPHCDPNVVTVLMDNGVRGLQARRRHRHGHQGDGEGWVDVDPPPGAFVVNFGHQMEVVTNGRVRAGEHRAVTNARAPRTSVAAFVMPAMGCVVSPAAGMVPEGEAPFLRPYTYQEFVGVYTAANGDRDAVLARLRNHSG encoded by the exons ATGGCTGAGCCCCTCTCCAATGGCGCCGTCTACCAGTCGGTTCCTGAGTCCTACGTGCTCCCGGAGCACAAGAGGCCCGGGAGATCGCCGCCGTCTTCCGCAGCGGCGATACCTGTAGTCGACCTCGGCGGCGATGACCCCGACAGGATGGCGGAGCAGATCGTCGCCGCCGGGAGAGAGTTTGGTTTCTTCCAG GTGATCAACCACGGCGTGCCGGAGGACGTGATGGGCGCCATGATGAGCGCGGCGGAGGAGTTCTTCAAGCTCCCGACGGAGGAGAAGATGGCGCACTACTCCACCGACAGCACGAAGCTGCCGCGGTTCCACACGAGCGTCGGCAAGGAGCAGGAGCAGCTCCTGTACTGGAGGGACTGCCTGAAAATCGGCTGCTACCCGTTCGAGGAGTTCAGGCACCAGTGGCCCGAGAAGCCAGCCGGGCTCGCGGGGGCGCTGGAGCCGTACACGGCGGCGGTCAGAGGCGTGGCGCTGCGCGTGCTGCGGCTCGCCGCGTCGGGGATGGGGCTCGCCGACGAGGCGCACTTCGAGGCCGGCGGGGAGCTCACCGCGGGGCCGGTGATCATGAACGTGAACCACTACGTGGCGTGCCCGGACCCGAGCCTCACGCTGGGCATCGCGCCGCACTGCGACCCCAACGTCGTCACCGTCCTCATGGACAACGGCGTCCGCGGCCTGCAGGCGCGGCGGCGGCACCGGCACGGGCACCAAGGCGACGGGGAAGGGTGGGTCGACGTGGACCCCCCACCCGGCGCGTTCGTCGTCAACTTCGGGCACCAGATGGAGGTGGTCACCAACGGGCGCGTGCGCGCCGGCGAGCACCGCGCGGTGACCAACGCGCGCGCCCCGCGCACGTCGGTGGCCGCGTTCGTCATGCCCGCGATGGGCTGCGTCGTGTCGCCGGCGGCCGGGATGGTGCCGGAGGGAGAGGCGCCCTTTCTCAGGCCCTACACGTACCAGGAGTTCGTCGGCGTGTACACCGCGGCCAACGGCGACAGAGACGCCGTCCTGGCGCGGTTACGCAACCACAGTGGCTGA